From the Lolium rigidum isolate FL_2022 chromosome 2, APGP_CSIRO_Lrig_0.1, whole genome shotgun sequence genome, one window contains:
- the LOC124692832 gene encoding uncharacterized protein LOC124692832 isoform X4, with the protein MLQCLYTQRRWAHRRGGFVTGGTGWSQKAGPVGFMGAKKSEWWAVDGELHEVGEGVPHRERFAIPRDNLPNRRRKQMRQQFMRRTRLVLKDSEHETWCKKYMEMYQELRENWERLYWDEGYTKKIAEDRTNYDSAEEDDLDFSPYSRRRSSSVEPNKDFSSGGSRQGGTWESVTQIRDKFEYDRERRMRERAFAPMNMENNFGQHNSKHNPGPHGGDFVSQTGRSFQLDLSSRNQHDSNARNISSFRNQHDSNARNISSFGNQQYPNS; encoded by the exons ATGTTACAGTGTCTTTACACGCAGCGTCGGTGGGCGCACCGCAGGGGCGGCTTCGTCACCGGCGGCACCGGATGGTCGCAGAAAGCCGGCCCCGTGGGCTTTATGGGTGCGAAGAAGTCGGAGTGGTGGGCGGTGGACGGCGAGCTGCACGAGGTCGGGGAGGGCGTACCGCATCGCGAGCGCTTCGCTATCCCGCGCGACAACCTCCCGAACCGCCGCCGCAAGCAGATGCGTCAGCAGTTCATGCGCCGCACGCGCCTCGTCCTCAAGGACTCG GAACATGAAACTTGGTGCAAAAAATATATGGAAATGTACCAAGAACTTAGAGAGAACTGGGAACGGTTGTACTGGGATGAAGGTTATACAAAAAAGATTGCTGAAGATCGCACTAATTATGACTCTGctgaagaagatgatctagacttTTCACCATACAG CAGGAGAAGGAGCTCCAGCGTAGAGCCAAACAAG GACTTCAGTTCTGGGGGTAGCAGACAGGGTGGAACATGGGAAAGtgttactcaaattcgtgacaagttCGAGTACGACAGAGAAAGGAGAATGAGAGAACGAG CATTTGCTCCCATGAATATGGAAAACAATTTTGGCCAGCATAATTCGAAACACAACCCTGGTCCACATGGTGGTGATTTCGTGAGTCAAACTGGTCGGAGCTTTCAACTTGACCTAAGTTCCAGAA ATCAGCATGATTCTAATGCCCGAAACATATCAAGTTTCAGAAATCAGCATGATTCTAATGCCCGAAACATATCAAGTTTCGGAAATCAGCAATATCCAAATTCCTGA
- the LOC124692832 gene encoding uncharacterized protein LOC124692832 isoform X1 produces the protein MLQCLYTQRRWAHRRGGFVTGGTGWSQKAGPVGFMGAKKSEWWAVDGELHEVGEGVPHRERFAIPRDNLPNRRRKQMRQQFMRRTRLVLKDSEHETWCKKYMEMYQELRENWERLYWDEGYTKKIAEDRTNYDSAEEDDLDFSPYSRRRSSSVEPNKDFSSGGSRQGGTWESVTQIRDKFEYDRERRMRERAFAPMNMENNFGQHNSKHNPGPHGGDFVSQTGRSFQLDLSSRNQHDSNARNISSFRNQHDSNARNISSFRNQHDSNARNISSFGNQQYPNS, from the exons ATGTTACAGTGTCTTTACACGCAGCGTCGGTGGGCGCACCGCAGGGGCGGCTTCGTCACCGGCGGCACCGGATGGTCGCAGAAAGCCGGCCCCGTGGGCTTTATGGGTGCGAAGAAGTCGGAGTGGTGGGCGGTGGACGGCGAGCTGCACGAGGTCGGGGAGGGCGTACCGCATCGCGAGCGCTTCGCTATCCCGCGCGACAACCTCCCGAACCGCCGCCGCAAGCAGATGCGTCAGCAGTTCATGCGCCGCACGCGCCTCGTCCTCAAGGACTCG GAACATGAAACTTGGTGCAAAAAATATATGGAAATGTACCAAGAACTTAGAGAGAACTGGGAACGGTTGTACTGGGATGAAGGTTATACAAAAAAGATTGCTGAAGATCGCACTAATTATGACTCTGctgaagaagatgatctagacttTTCACCATACAG CAGGAGAAGGAGCTCCAGCGTAGAGCCAAACAAG GACTTCAGTTCTGGGGGTAGCAGACAGGGTGGAACATGGGAAAGtgttactcaaattcgtgacaagttCGAGTACGACAGAGAAAGGAGAATGAGAGAACGAG CATTTGCTCCCATGAATATGGAAAACAATTTTGGCCAGCATAATTCGAAACACAACCCTGGTCCACATGGTGGTGATTTCGTGAGTCAAACTGGTCGGAGCTTTCAACTTGACCTAAGTTCCAGAAATCAGCATGATTCTAATGCCCGAAACATATCAAGTTTCAGAAATCAGCATGATTCTAATGCCCGAAACATATCAAGTTTCAGAAATCAGCATGATTCTAATGCCCGAAACATATCAAGTTTCGGAAATCAGCAATATCCAAATTCCTGA
- the LOC124692832 gene encoding uncharacterized protein LOC124692832 isoform X5 has product MLQCLYTQRRWAHRRGGFVTGGTGWSQKAGPVGFMGAKKSEWWAVDGELHEVGEGVPHRERFAIPRDNLPNRRRKQMRQQFMRRTRLVLKDSEHETWCKKYMEMYQELRENWERLYWDEGYTKKIAEDRTNYDSAEEDDLDFSPYSRRRSSSVEPNKDFSSGGSRQGGTWESVTQIRDKFEYDRERRMRERAFAPMNMENNFGQHNSKHNPGPHGGDFVSQTGRSFQLDLSSRNQHDSNARNISSFGNQQYPNS; this is encoded by the exons ATGTTACAGTGTCTTTACACGCAGCGTCGGTGGGCGCACCGCAGGGGCGGCTTCGTCACCGGCGGCACCGGATGGTCGCAGAAAGCCGGCCCCGTGGGCTTTATGGGTGCGAAGAAGTCGGAGTGGTGGGCGGTGGACGGCGAGCTGCACGAGGTCGGGGAGGGCGTACCGCATCGCGAGCGCTTCGCTATCCCGCGCGACAACCTCCCGAACCGCCGCCGCAAGCAGATGCGTCAGCAGTTCATGCGCCGCACGCGCCTCGTCCTCAAGGACTCG GAACATGAAACTTGGTGCAAAAAATATATGGAAATGTACCAAGAACTTAGAGAGAACTGGGAACGGTTGTACTGGGATGAAGGTTATACAAAAAAGATTGCTGAAGATCGCACTAATTATGACTCTGctgaagaagatgatctagacttTTCACCATACAG CAGGAGAAGGAGCTCCAGCGTAGAGCCAAACAAG GACTTCAGTTCTGGGGGTAGCAGACAGGGTGGAACATGGGAAAGtgttactcaaattcgtgacaagttCGAGTACGACAGAGAAAGGAGAATGAGAGAACGAG CATTTGCTCCCATGAATATGGAAAACAATTTTGGCCAGCATAATTCGAAACACAACCCTGGTCCACATGGTGGTGATTTCGTGAGTCAAACTGGTCGGAGCTTTCAACTTGACCTAAGTTCCAGAA ATCAGCATGATTCTAATGCCCGAAACATATCAAGTTTCGGAAATCAGCAATATCCAAATTCCTGA
- the LOC124692832 gene encoding uncharacterized protein LOC124692832 isoform X2, with amino-acid sequence MLQCLYTQRRWAHRRGGFVTGGTGWSQKAGPVGFMGAKKSEWWAVDGELHEVGEGVPHRERFAIPRDNLPNRRRKQMRQQFMRRTRLVLKDSEHETWCKKYMEMYQELRENWERLYWDEGYTKKIAEDRTNYDSAEEDDLDFSPYRRRSSSVEPNKDFSSGGSRQGGTWESVTQIRDKFEYDRERRMRERAFAPMNMENNFGQHNSKHNPGPHGGDFVSQTGRSFQLDLSSRNQHDSNARNISSFRNQHDSNARNISSFRNQHDSNARNISSFGNQQYPNS; translated from the exons ATGTTACAGTGTCTTTACACGCAGCGTCGGTGGGCGCACCGCAGGGGCGGCTTCGTCACCGGCGGCACCGGATGGTCGCAGAAAGCCGGCCCCGTGGGCTTTATGGGTGCGAAGAAGTCGGAGTGGTGGGCGGTGGACGGCGAGCTGCACGAGGTCGGGGAGGGCGTACCGCATCGCGAGCGCTTCGCTATCCCGCGCGACAACCTCCCGAACCGCCGCCGCAAGCAGATGCGTCAGCAGTTCATGCGCCGCACGCGCCTCGTCCTCAAGGACTCG GAACATGAAACTTGGTGCAAAAAATATATGGAAATGTACCAAGAACTTAGAGAGAACTGGGAACGGTTGTACTGGGATGAAGGTTATACAAAAAAGATTGCTGAAGATCGCACTAATTATGACTCTGctgaagaagatgatctagacttTTCACCATACAG GAGAAGGAGCTCCAGCGTAGAGCCAAACAAG GACTTCAGTTCTGGGGGTAGCAGACAGGGTGGAACATGGGAAAGtgttactcaaattcgtgacaagttCGAGTACGACAGAGAAAGGAGAATGAGAGAACGAG CATTTGCTCCCATGAATATGGAAAACAATTTTGGCCAGCATAATTCGAAACACAACCCTGGTCCACATGGTGGTGATTTCGTGAGTCAAACTGGTCGGAGCTTTCAACTTGACCTAAGTTCCAGAAATCAGCATGATTCTAATGCCCGAAACATATCAAGTTTCAGAAATCAGCATGATTCTAATGCCCGAAACATATCAAGTTTCAGAAATCAGCATGATTCTAATGCCCGAAACATATCAAGTTTCGGAAATCAGCAATATCCAAATTCCTGA
- the LOC124692832 gene encoding uncharacterized protein LOC124692832 isoform X3, with product MLQCLYTQRRWAHRRGGFVTGGTGWSQKAGPVGFMGAKKSEWWAVDGELHEVGEGVPHRERFAIPRDNLPNRRRKQMRQQFMRRTRLVLKDSEHETWCKKYMEMYQELRENWERLYWDEGYTKKIAEDRTNYDSAEEDDLDFSPYSRRRSSSVEPNKDFSSGGSRQGGTWESVTQIRDKFEYDRERRMRERAFAPMNMENNFGQHNSKHNPGPHGGDFVSQTGRSFQLDLSSRNQHDSNARNISSFRNQHDSNARNISSFRNQQYPNS from the exons ATGTTACAGTGTCTTTACACGCAGCGTCGGTGGGCGCACCGCAGGGGCGGCTTCGTCACCGGCGGCACCGGATGGTCGCAGAAAGCCGGCCCCGTGGGCTTTATGGGTGCGAAGAAGTCGGAGTGGTGGGCGGTGGACGGCGAGCTGCACGAGGTCGGGGAGGGCGTACCGCATCGCGAGCGCTTCGCTATCCCGCGCGACAACCTCCCGAACCGCCGCCGCAAGCAGATGCGTCAGCAGTTCATGCGCCGCACGCGCCTCGTCCTCAAGGACTCG GAACATGAAACTTGGTGCAAAAAATATATGGAAATGTACCAAGAACTTAGAGAGAACTGGGAACGGTTGTACTGGGATGAAGGTTATACAAAAAAGATTGCTGAAGATCGCACTAATTATGACTCTGctgaagaagatgatctagacttTTCACCATACAG CAGGAGAAGGAGCTCCAGCGTAGAGCCAAACAAG GACTTCAGTTCTGGGGGTAGCAGACAGGGTGGAACATGGGAAAGtgttactcaaattcgtgacaagttCGAGTACGACAGAGAAAGGAGAATGAGAGAACGAG CATTTGCTCCCATGAATATGGAAAACAATTTTGGCCAGCATAATTCGAAACACAACCCTGGTCCACATGGTGGTGATTTCGTGAGTCAAACTGGTCGGAGCTTTCAACTTGACCTAAGTTCCAGAAATCAGCATGATTCTAATGCCCGAAACATATCAAGTTTCAGAAATCAGCATGATTCTAATGCCCGAAACATATCAAGTTTCAGAA ATCAGCAATATCCAAATTCCTGA
- the LOC124692832 gene encoding uncharacterized protein LOC124692832 isoform X6, with the protein MLQCLYTQRRWAHRRGGFVTGGTGWSQKAGPVGFMGAKKSEWWAVDGELHEVGEGVPHRERFAIPRDNLPNRRRKQMRQQFMRRTRLVLKDSEHETWCKKYMEMYQELRENWERLYWDEGYTKKIAEDRTNYDSAEEDDLDFSPYSRRRSSSVEPNKDFSSGGSRQGGTWESVTQIRDKFEYDRERRMRERAFAPMNMENNFGQHNSKHNPGPHGGDFVSQTGRSFQLDLSSRNQHDSNARNISSFRNQQYPNS; encoded by the exons ATGTTACAGTGTCTTTACACGCAGCGTCGGTGGGCGCACCGCAGGGGCGGCTTCGTCACCGGCGGCACCGGATGGTCGCAGAAAGCCGGCCCCGTGGGCTTTATGGGTGCGAAGAAGTCGGAGTGGTGGGCGGTGGACGGCGAGCTGCACGAGGTCGGGGAGGGCGTACCGCATCGCGAGCGCTTCGCTATCCCGCGCGACAACCTCCCGAACCGCCGCCGCAAGCAGATGCGTCAGCAGTTCATGCGCCGCACGCGCCTCGTCCTCAAGGACTCG GAACATGAAACTTGGTGCAAAAAATATATGGAAATGTACCAAGAACTTAGAGAGAACTGGGAACGGTTGTACTGGGATGAAGGTTATACAAAAAAGATTGCTGAAGATCGCACTAATTATGACTCTGctgaagaagatgatctagacttTTCACCATACAG CAGGAGAAGGAGCTCCAGCGTAGAGCCAAACAAG GACTTCAGTTCTGGGGGTAGCAGACAGGGTGGAACATGGGAAAGtgttactcaaattcgtgacaagttCGAGTACGACAGAGAAAGGAGAATGAGAGAACGAG CATTTGCTCCCATGAATATGGAAAACAATTTTGGCCAGCATAATTCGAAACACAACCCTGGTCCACATGGTGGTGATTTCGTGAGTCAAACTGGTCGGAGCTTTCAACTTGACCTAAGTTCCAGAAATCAGCATGATTCTAATGCCCGAAACATATCAAGTTTCAGAA ATCAGCAATATCCAAATTCCTGA